In Elaeis guineensis isolate ETL-2024a chromosome 1, EG11, whole genome shotgun sequence, a genomic segment contains:
- the LOC105039684 gene encoding uncharacterized protein isoform X2 gives MPLTVSGFPAVTTTKAAHLFLYPHRRYNHRAQPNRVFLSCVAYRLSSNGLRSIKAMADVETQTAASPIFSTGGKQALISLSDKQDLAFLANGLQGLGYSIISTGGTASALEEAGVSVTKVEEITHFPEMLDGRVKTLHPNVHGGILARRDHGHHMEALNKHGIGTFDIVVVNLYPFYEKVTSASGITFEDGVENIDIGGPTLIRAAAKNHKDVLVVVDHKDYPALLEFLQGKKDDQQFRRKLAWKAFQHVASYDSAVSEWLWKQSEGGNKFPPSFTVPLSLKSTLRYGENPHQKAAFYEDKSLSLVNAGGIATAIQHHGKEMSYNNYLDADAAWNCVSEFKSPTCVIVKHTNPCGVASRQDILEAYRLAVKADPVSAFGGIVAFNTTVDEDLAKEIREFRSPTDGETRMFYEIVVAPRYTEKGLEVLRGKSKTLRILEAKKSEKGMLSLRQVGGGWLAQDSDDLTPEDIKFNIVSERVPQEDEVNDAEFAWLCVKHVKSNAIVIAKNNCMLGMGSGQPNRRESLRIAFRKAGEEAKGAALASDAFFPFAWNDAVEEACQNGIAVIAEPGGSIRDQDAVDCCNKYGVSLLFTNVRHFRH, from the exons ATGCCGCTCACCGTCTCAGGCTTCCCCGCCGTCACCACCACCAAAGCTGCTCATCTCTTCCTTTATCCTCACCGGCGGTACAACCACCGCGCCCAGCCG AATCGTGTGTTCTTGTCTTGCGTTGCGTATCGGCTTTCCTCCAACGGGCTCCGTTCGATTAAGGCCATGGCCGATGTGGAGACCCAGACGGCGGCCTCTCCTATTTTCTCAACTG GTGGCAAGCAAGCATTGATATCATTGTCGGATAAGCAGGATCTAGCTTTCCTCGCAAACGGTCTTCAAGGCTTAGG GTATTCTATTATTTCAACTGGTGGAACAGCATCTGCTTTGGAAGAGGCTGGGGTCTCTGTAACTAAAGTTGAAGAAATTACTCATTTCCCAGAAATG CTAGATGGTAGGGTGAAAACTTTGCATCCCAATGTACATGGTGGTATTCTTGCTCGGAGAGATCATGGCCATCACATGGAAGCCTTGAACAAGCATGGAATTG GAACATTTGATATAGTGGTGGTCAACTTGTATCCTTTTTATGAAAAAGTTACTTCAGCTAGTGGAATTACATTCGAGGATGGAGTTGAGAATATTGACATTGGTGGCCCTACCTTGATCCGAGCTGCTGCTAAG AATCACAAGGATGTTTTGGTTGTGGTTGACCATAAAGACTATCCTGCACTCTTGGAATTTCTGCAAGGAAAGAAAGATGATCAACAGTTCCGCAGAAAGCTGGCCTGGAAGGCTTTTCAGCATGTCGCTTCTTATGATTCAGCAGTTTCTGAGTGGTTATGGAAACAATCAGAAGGAG ggAATAAATTTCCTCCCAGCTTTACAGTACCACTGTCACTGAAATCTACACTTCGCTATGGTGAAAATCCTCATCAAAAGGCTGCATTCTACGAAGACAAAAGTCTTTCTTTGGTGAATGCTGGTGGTATTGCAACTGCTATACAACACCATGGCAAG GAAATGTCTTACAATAATTACTTAGATGCGGATGCTGCCTGGAACTGTGTGTCAGAGTTCAAGAGCCCTACTTGCGTGATTGTGAAGCATACAAATCCTTGTGGAGTTGCGTCACGGCAAGATATCCTTGAGGCATATAGATTAGCTGTTAAAGCAGATCCTGTTAGTGCATTTGGTGGAATAGTTGCCTTTAATACAACGGTGGATGAG GATCTTGCAAAGGAAATCCGTGAATTTAGGAGTCCAACAGATGGTGAAACACggatgttttatgaaattgtggTTGCACCTAGATATACAGAAAAAGGTCTGGAGGTTCTCCGTGGCAAATCAAAAACATTGAGGATACTGGAGGCAAAAAAGAGTGAGAAAGGAATGCTCTCACTCAGACAGGTTGGTGGCGGGTGGTTAGCTCAAGATTCTGATGATTTAACTCCTGAAGATATCAAATTTAATATAGTGTCTGAAAGGGTTCCACAAGAGGATGAGGTTAATGATGCAGAGTTTGCATGGCTTTGTGTTAAGCATGTGAAGAGCAATGCCATTGTAATAGCCAAG AATAACTGTATGTTGGGAATGGGAAGTGGGCAGCCAAATAGGCGGGAGagcttaagaattgctttcaggAAAGCAGGAGAGGAGGCGAAGGGAGCTGCTTTGGCAAGTGATGCCTTTTTCCCTTTTG CTTGGAATGATGCAGTTGAAGAAGCATGCCAGAATGGCATTGCAGTTATTGCAGAACCAGGAGGGAGTATTAGGGATCAGGATGCTGTGGACTGCTGTAATAAGTATGGTGTTTCTCTTCTTTTCACAAATGTGAGGCACTTCAGGCACTGA
- the LOC105039684 gene encoding uncharacterized protein isoform X1, translating into MPLTVSGFPAVTTTKAAHLFLYPHRRYNHRAQPNRVFLSCVAYRLSSNGLRSIKAMADVETQTAASPIFSTGGKQALISLSDKQDLAFLANGLQGLGYSIISTGGTASALEEAGVSVTKVEEITHFPEMLDGRVKTLHPNVHGGILARRDHGHHMEALNKHGIGTFDIVVVNLYPFYEKVTSASGITFEDGVENIDIGGPTLIRAAAKNHKDVLVVVDHKDYPALLEFLQGKKDDQQFRRKLAWKAFQHVASYDSAVSEWLWKQSEGGNKFPPSFTVPLSLKSTLRYGENPHQKAAFYEDKSLSLVNAGGIATAIQHHGKEMSYNNYLDADAAWNCVSEFKSPTCVIVKHTNPCGVASRQDILEAYRLAVKADPVSAFGGIVAFNTTVDEDLAKEIREFRSPTDGETRMFYEIVVAPRYTEKGLEVLRGKSKTLRILEAKKSEKGMLSLRQVGGGWLAQDSDDLTPEDIKFNIVSERVPQEDEVNDAEFAWLCVKHVKSNAIVIAKNNCMLGMGSGQPNRRESLRIAFRKAGEEAKGAALASDAFFPFAWNDAVEEACQNGIVVIAEPGGSIRDQDAVDCCNKYGVSLLFTNVRHFRH; encoded by the exons ATGCCGCTCACCGTCTCAGGCTTCCCCGCCGTCACCACCACCAAAGCTGCTCATCTCTTCCTTTATCCTCACCGGCGGTACAACCACCGCGCCCAGCCG AATCGTGTGTTCTTGTCTTGCGTTGCGTATCGGCTTTCCTCCAACGGGCTCCGTTCGATTAAGGCCATGGCCGATGTGGAGACCCAGACGGCGGCCTCTCCTATTTTCTCAACTG GTGGCAAGCAAGCATTGATATCATTGTCGGATAAGCAGGATCTAGCTTTCCTCGCAAACGGTCTTCAAGGCTTAGG GTATTCTATTATTTCAACTGGTGGAACAGCATCTGCTTTGGAAGAGGCTGGGGTCTCTGTAACTAAAGTTGAAGAAATTACTCATTTCCCAGAAATG CTAGATGGTAGGGTGAAAACTTTGCATCCCAATGTACATGGTGGTATTCTTGCTCGGAGAGATCATGGCCATCACATGGAAGCCTTGAACAAGCATGGAATTG GAACATTTGATATAGTGGTGGTCAACTTGTATCCTTTTTATGAAAAAGTTACTTCAGCTAGTGGAATTACATTCGAGGATGGAGTTGAGAATATTGACATTGGTGGCCCTACCTTGATCCGAGCTGCTGCTAAG AATCACAAGGATGTTTTGGTTGTGGTTGACCATAAAGACTATCCTGCACTCTTGGAATTTCTGCAAGGAAAGAAAGATGATCAACAGTTCCGCAGAAAGCTGGCCTGGAAGGCTTTTCAGCATGTCGCTTCTTATGATTCAGCAGTTTCTGAGTGGTTATGGAAACAATCAGAAGGAG ggAATAAATTTCCTCCCAGCTTTACAGTACCACTGTCACTGAAATCTACACTTCGCTATGGTGAAAATCCTCATCAAAAGGCTGCATTCTACGAAGACAAAAGTCTTTCTTTGGTGAATGCTGGTGGTATTGCAACTGCTATACAACACCATGGCAAG GAAATGTCTTACAATAATTACTTAGATGCGGATGCTGCCTGGAACTGTGTGTCAGAGTTCAAGAGCCCTACTTGCGTGATTGTGAAGCATACAAATCCTTGTGGAGTTGCGTCACGGCAAGATATCCTTGAGGCATATAGATTAGCTGTTAAAGCAGATCCTGTTAGTGCATTTGGTGGAATAGTTGCCTTTAATACAACGGTGGATGAG GATCTTGCAAAGGAAATCCGTGAATTTAGGAGTCCAACAGATGGTGAAACACggatgttttatgaaattgtggTTGCACCTAGATATACAGAAAAAGGTCTGGAGGTTCTCCGTGGCAAATCAAAAACATTGAGGATACTGGAGGCAAAAAAGAGTGAGAAAGGAATGCTCTCACTCAGACAGGTTGGTGGCGGGTGGTTAGCTCAAGATTCTGATGATTTAACTCCTGAAGATATCAAATTTAATATAGTGTCTGAAAGGGTTCCACAAGAGGATGAGGTTAATGATGCAGAGTTTGCATGGCTTTGTGTTAAGCATGTGAAGAGCAATGCCATTGTAATAGCCAAG AATAACTGTATGTTGGGAATGGGAAGTGGGCAGCCAAATAGGCGGGAGagcttaagaattgctttcaggAAAGCAGGAGAGGAGGCGAAGGGAGCTGCTTTGGCAAGTGATGCCTTTTTCCCTTTTG CTTGGAATGATGCAGTTGAAGAAGCATGCCAGAATGGCATTGTAGTTATTGCAGAACCAGGAGGGAGTATTAGGGATCAGGATGCTGTGGACTGCTGTAATAAGTATGGTGTTTCTCTTCTTTTCACAAATGTGAGGCACTTCAGGCACTGA